In Acidisarcina polymorpha, the DNA window CCCAGCAGAACCGCCATACCCGCATAGACTCCCTGCTTCCGGATCCTGGTTCCCATTCTTGACGCCTTCTGCGCCGTCAAGGATGGGAATCAACAATTCGTGCCAGAAACCTGCTGCAGCGCGGCAGGTGGCATTGCTTACTCACACCACAGTGTCTCAGCCGGGCCGATCCGGCTGAGACGAAGCGTCGGCACATACAGCATCGGCGATGGAGGCCAGCAACACTGGCACCGCAGCGAACGCAACACGCCGTATGTCTTGATTTATGGATTTCGCTTGAGAGCACACGTAGCGCAATCAGCGAAGGCGCGAGCCCCGCGAGCCCGCCTCCGTCGGTGGCGAGGAACCCCAGAGAACCGCCTCGACTATTGCCTGGCGGACTGTCGAGCCCAACGCTATGCGAATTCCGATCTCCTGCCCCCTGCACCACCAGATTTAAGATCAGCGCATCGATCCCAATCGAGGACGGAAATAGAGCCACCCCGGCCAACGTCGCTAGGAGCATCACCTCGATTCGCTGTTGTTGAAGCTGCTGCGCTAGGAGCTGGTTCATCGAGTAAGACCCGAAAACGGCAACAAGGGGATCGACAACCGCCTTTCGCATGGACGCGGTGGGTCCTTCAATCGGCCTGCTCGTTCGCAATATCCCATTCGGCTGAAGCTACAGGGGAGCCACGTTGAGCAGCCTGGCGGCGTCTCCATCACCGGAGTGTAAAAAACCGGCTTAGTCGAGAGCGGTGCGTCTCGCTCGTACCCGGGCGTTTGGCAACGCCGCCGACCACGTCCACAATGGTGTACACGGGATTGTCCCCGTCTTCAAATCGAAAGTGTCGCCGATTGGCGCTCGGCGGAGAGCATTCTGCGCGAAACCAGTCGCTTTGGCTTGAAGACAAGGAGCAAATACAGTCAGCTCGGGGAGACTTGGTTTTTACTCTGCCCGCAGAGCTTCGACCGGATTCACTGAAGCAGCCCGTCGCGCCGGAAGATAACTCGCCAGCATCGCGGAGACTCCCAGCACACCTGCGACCACCGCCAGAGTCGAGATGTCCCAGGCACGAACCCCAAATAAGAGGCTTCGCATCAGCGTCGCCGCTCCCATTGAACAAATTAACCCAGCGACGATGCCAAAGAACGTCACGTGAAACGCTTCGGTCAAAATCATCCGGTAAACCGAAGCCCGCTGCGCTCCCAACGCCATCCGTACCCCGATCTCCCGCGTCCGCTGACTCACCGAATAGGCAATCACCCCGTACAGCCCTACAACGCCCAGCAGCAGTGCTAGAATCGCAAATCCTCCGACAAGCCACGCCGAGGAACGATGCAGGTACGCCGTCTGGGATTGGTTGATGTGCTCGATCATCGTGGCCTCGTCGATCGTGCCGATCGCTGGATCCACCTTGCGGGTAACCGCGTCCATCTCGGGGAGCACCGATGCAGCGTCCTGTGAAGTTCGGGCTACAACATCGAAATAAGGAGCCGAATCCTGATTGAACGGGTGGTACTCCGCTGGCCAGATCGTTTCATCTAAAGCACCTTCCTTGATATTGTCCACGATCCCGATCACCGTCTTCATCGAGGCGGGCGACAACCGGATGTCGCCGATCCGCTTGCCGATTGGATCTTCGCCGGGAAAATACCTCTCGGCCAGCGCCCGATTGATAATGACCACCGGCGGCTTGGACGCATCTTCGCCATCGGTAAAGTAGCGCCCGCGCAGCAGTTTCGCTTGTAGGGTCGAGAAGTAATATGCGCTTACGTCGCGCTCATTTACCTCGTTGTGAATGCCGTTATAGGGCTTCCCTTCGAAGCGTATCCAGTCAGTATTCCCGTTGAAACTGACTGGCAAGACTGTTGTGGTTCCCGCCGATTTCACTCCGGGCAGCCTCGCGATCTGGCGCAAAATCTCCCGATGAACCCGGATTCGCGCTTCGTCCTTCGCATAGTCGGCCTGCGGCAGTTGAACTTCGACGACCGCCAGATGATCCGGCTGGAAGTTGACGTCCACATGCAGTAGCCGGTAGAAGCTTTTTCCCAGCAACCCCGCACCAGCCAAGAGCACCATGGCGATGGCCAATTCCAGCACCACCAAATTCGCGCCAAAACGCCTCCATACTGCTCCTGAAGAACCGCGGCCGCCTTCGGCCAGGCCGCTGCGCATCTCAGCGCCCATCCCGGTAGCGGACACGCGCAGAATCGGAGTCAAGGAAAACAGCACAGCGGCTAGAAGGGAAACCCCCACGGTAAAGACAGCCACGCGTCCGTTTAATGCCACTCCGGCCAGGTAGGGCATCTCGTTCATCATGTCTTTGGAGACGAGGCGCAATAACGTCGCAATCGCGCCTTGAGCGGCGGCAATTCCCAACAGGCTAGCAAATCCGACCAAGACCAGCCCTTCCGTCACGAACTGGCGTGCCAGCCGGGACGCCGAGGCACCCAAGGCCCCGCGAACCGCGATCTCGCGCCGACGGCTCTCCGACCGCGCCAGCAGGAGGCTCGACACGTTCACGCAGGCGATCAACAATAGCAGCCCCGCTCCGCCGAGCAGCGCTAACAAGATAGGCCGGATATCGCCAACGATAGCCTCGTACAACGGAACTACGCTCGCTCCCTGGCCGCGATTGGAGTCGGGATACTGTCGTTCTAATTGGCTGGCAATGGACTTCATCTCGGCCAGAGCGGAGGTGATCGCGACGCCGTCTTTCAGCCGAGCCACGCCGTACAAGTCATGGCAGCTTCTCTTCTTCTCGCATTCGGCAGTTGGCTGCAGAGAGGCCCAGACCTCGGGACTGCCGAGGGGTGCAAATTGGAAGTTCTCTGGCAACACGCCGATGATCGTGGCCGGCATCCCGCTCAGCGAAACCGTTTCGCCGATCACATCCCTCCTTCCTTTGAACCGCCTCTGCCAGGTCCAGTAGCTGAGAAGGACCGCCTCGGCCGCAGTCGGGCGGTCTTCGCCGGCGAAGAAATCCCGGCCAAGGATCGGGACAATCCCGAGCGTTCGAAAGAAACCATCGCTGACCCGGCCTGCCGGAACCGACTCCGTTTGGCCAGCCATACGCAGCAGATAATGGGTCTGGTGATAAGCATCGAGGGAGCTGAACACGGTGTTCATCCGCTTCCAGTCGAGGTAATCGGGGTAGGAGATGTTGGATCGCGGGAACAGTGTGGCACTCTCCGCCACTTCCACCAACCGGTTCGGATCCGCGTACGGCAGCGGCTCGATCAGCGCAGCGTCGACAAAGGCAAAGATCGCCACACTGGCGCCAAGCCCAAGCGCCAGCATCAAAACCGCCGTCAACCC includes these proteins:
- a CDS encoding ABC transporter permease, encoding MLLQDLRFAFRQLKKNPGFGLTAVLMLALGLGASVAIFAFVDAALIEPLPYADPNRLVEVAESATLFPRSNISYPDYLDWKRMNTVFSSLDAYHQTHYLLRMAGQTESVPAGRVSDGFFRTLGIVPILGRDFFAGEDRPTAAEAVLLSYWTWQRRFKGRRDVIGETVSLSGMPATIIGVLPENFQFAPLGSPEVWASLQPTAECEKKRSCHDLYGVARLKDGVAITSALAEMKSIASQLERQYPDSNRGQGASVVPLYEAIVGDIRPILLALLGGAGLLLLIACVNVSSLLLARSESRRREIAVRGALGASASRLARQFVTEGLVLVGFASLLGIAAAQGAIATLLRLVSKDMMNEMPYLAGVALNGRVAVFTVGVSLLAAVLFSLTPILRVSATGMGAEMRSGLAEGGRGSSGAVWRRFGANLVVLELAIAMVLLAGAGLLGKSFYRLLHVDVNFQPDHLAVVEVQLPQADYAKDEARIRVHREILRQIARLPGVKSAGTTTVLPVSFNGNTDWIRFEGKPYNGIHNEVNERDVSAYYFSTLQAKLLRGRYFTDGEDASKPPVVIINRALAERYFPGEDPIGKRIGDIRLSPASMKTVIGIVDNIKEGALDETIWPAEYHPFNQDSAPYFDVVARTSQDAASVLPEMDAVTRKVDPAIGTIDEATMIEHINQSQTAYLHRSSAWLVGGFAILALLLGVVGLYGVIAYSVSQRTREIGVRMALGAQRASVYRMILTEAFHVTFFGIVAGLICSMGAATLMRSLLFGVRAWDISTLAVVAGVLGVSAMLASYLPARRAASVNPVEALRAE